The nucleotide sequence GCAGGTCTACTGCGAGGTCGACGCCTGGTTCACCAACACCGCGCCGGTGGACGCCTACCGCGGAGCCGGCCGGCCCGAGGCCACCTACCTGCTGGAGCGCCTGGTCACCCGCTGCGCCTGGGAGATGGGCCTGGGGCAGGACGAGATCCGCAATCGCAACTTCATCACCCAGTTCCCCTACCAGACGCCGGTGGCGCTGCAGTACGACACGGGTGACTTCCACGCCTGCATGGACAAGGCGAAGAAGCTGGCCGAGGTCGAGGGCTTCGCCGCCCGCCGCAAGGCCAGCGAGGCGCGGGGCCTCAAGCGCGGCATCGGCTACAGCAGCTACATCGAGGCCTGCGGCATCGCGCCGTCCAACATCGCCGGCGCCCTGGGCGCGCGGGCCGGCCTGTTCGAGTGCGGCGAGATCCGCGTGCACCCGACCGGCAGCGTGACGGTGTTCACCGGCTCGCACAGCCACGGCCAGGGCCACGAGACCAGCTTCGCGCAGGTGGTGGCCGCGCGCCTGGGCATCCCGATCGAGAACGTGGACGTGGTGCACGGCGACACCGGCCGCGTGCCCTTCGGCATGGGCACCTACGGCTCGCGCTCGATCAGCGTCGGCGGCGCGGCCATCATGCGCGCGCTGGACAAGATCGAGACCAAGGCCAAGAAGATCGCGGCGCACCTGATGGAGGCCAGCGACGCCGACATCGAGTTCGCGGGTGGCGAGTTCACCGTCAAGGGCACGGACAAGAAGATCCCGTTCGGCCAGGTGGCGCTGACGGCCTACGTGCCGCACAACTACCCGCTGGACAAGCTGGAGCCGGGCCTCAACGAGACGGCGTTCTACGACCCGACCAACTTCACCTTCCCCGGCGGCACCTACATCGCCGAGGTCGAGGTGGACCCGGCCACCGGCGTGGTGCGCATCGACCGCTTCACCGCGGTGGACGACTTCGGCACCATCATCAACCCCATGATCGTCGAGGGCCAGGTGCACGGCGGGCTGGCGCAGGGCATCGGCCAGGCGCTGATGGAGCAATGCGTGTACGACCGCGAGACCGGCCAGCTGCTCACCGGCAGCTTCATGGACTACGCCATGCCGCGCGCCGACGACCTGCCCAGCTTCCGCCTGGACACCAACGCCACGCCGTGCACGCACAACCCGCTGGGCACCAAGGGCTGCGGCGAGGCCGGCGCCATCGGCTCGCCCCCGGCGGTCATCAACGCCGTGCTGGACGCGCTGGCCGACCTGGGCGTCAAGGACATCGACATGCCGGCCTCGCCGTCCCGCGTCTGGGAAGCCATCCAGGCCGCGCGCTGAACGCCGGACAGAAGAAGGAGCCACCATGTACGCATTCACTTTCGAACGCCCCGCCAGCGTCAGCGACGCCGCACGGCTGGCGGCCACCGGCGCCAAGGTGCTGGCCGGCGGCCAGACCCTGCTGGCCTCGATGAAGCTGCGGCTGGCCAGCCCCGACCAGCTGGTCGACCTGGGCGGCATCCGCGAGCTCACCGGCATCCGCCGCGAGGGCGACGCCGTGGTCGTCGGCGCCATGGCGCGCCATGCCGAGGTCGCGTCCAATGCCGAGGTGCGCTCGGCGCTGCCGGCGCTGGCCGACCTGGCCGGCCACATCGGCGACCGGCAGGTGCGGGCCATGGGCACGCTGGGCGGCTCGGTCGCCAACAACGACCCGTCGGCCTGCTACCCCGCCGCGGTACTGGGGCTGGGCGCCACGGTGCACACCACTCACCGCAAGATCGCGGCCGACGACTTCTTCGGCGGCATGTTCACCACCGCGCTGAACGAGGGCGAGCTGATCACGGCCGTCGCCTTCCCGTGCCCCAGGCGCGCCGCCTACATCAAGTTCAAGCAGCCGGCCTCGCGCTTCGCCCTGATCGGCGTGTTCGTGGCCCAGTTCGACGGCGGCGCGCGCGTGGCGGTCACCGGCGGCGGCAACGGCGTGTTCCGCCACGCCGGGCTGGAGGCGGCGCTGTCCGGGAGCTTCACGCCGGAGGCGGCCGCGGGCGTGCAGATCGACGCCGGCAGCCTGTCCAGCGACCTGCACGCCTCCGCGGCCTACCGCGCCAACCTCGTCAGCGTGATCACGCAGCGGGCGGTGGCCAAGGCGCTGGGCTGACGACCTTGGGGGGAGGGGACAATGCCCGTGACATGAGCGCAACCCCTTTCTCTTCCATCGATGCCTTGACGCAGGCCCTGGAGCGGGCCGGCTACTTCGCCGACCGCCGGCTGGCGACGGCGGTGTTCCTGGCGCTCAAGCTGCAGCGGCCGCTGCTGCTGGAGGGCGAGCCCGGCGTCGGCAAGACCGAGCTGGCCAAGGCGCTGGCCGGCGCGCTGGGCCGCGAGCTGCTGCGCCTGCAGTGCTACGACGGCCTGGAGCACCGCGAGGCGCTGTACGAGTGGAACTACGCCGCGCAGCTGCTGCACATGCGGGCGGTGGAACTCAGGGCCCCCACGCTCGGCACTGGCGTGTCCTCGCTGCCCCCCGAGGGGGCGCTCGCCGGCTTGGGGCGGCCCGGCGCCGGCGGGCAAGAGACCGCCGAGCAGGCCGAGCGCGAGGTCTACCAGGACCGCTACCTGATCCGCCGTCCGCTGCTGCAGGCCCTGCAGGCGCCGGCGCCCGGCGCAGTGCTGCTGATCGACGAGCTGGACCGCGCCGACGAGCCTTTCGAGGCCTTCCTGCTGGAGTACCTGGGCGAGTACCAGGTCAGCATCCCCGAGCTGGGCACCGTGCGGGCGGTCGCCACGCCGGTCACCATCCTCACCAGCAACCGCACGCGCGAGCTGCACGACGCCGTGAAGCGCCGCTGCCTGTACCACTGGCTGGACTACCCGGACCGCGAGCGCGAGCTGGCCATCGTGCAGGCGCGCGTGCCGGGCGCGAGCCAGGCGCTGTCGCGCCAGGTGGCCGAGTTCGTGGGCCGGCTGCGCAGCCAGCCCTTTGCCAACGCCTTCCAGCGCGCGCCCGGCATCGCCGAGAGCGTGGAATGGGCCAAGGCGCTGGTGGCGCTGGACACCTTGGTGCTGGACCCCGAGGTGGTGAGCGACACCGCCGGCATCCTGTTCAAGCAGCGCGAGGACGTGGCCGCGCTGACGCAGGACCTGGCGGCCGACCTGCTCAAGCCCGAGGAGGCTTGAGCCCATGCAGCTGGGAGATTCGCGCACCGGCAAGCTGGCCGACAACATCACCGCGTTCGGCCGGGCGTTGCGGCGCGCGGGCGTGCCGGTCGACAGCGCGCGCATCGCCCTGGCCGGCCAGGCCGCGCAGCTGGTGGATTTGTCCCGCAAGGACGACCTGGGCGCCGCGCTGGAGGCGGTACTGGTCAGCCGCGAGCAGGACCGGGGGGTGTTCCGCGAGCTGTTCGACGCCTTCTTCCGCGATCCGGCCGTGGCCAACAAGCTGCTGGCGCAGATGCTGCCGAGCGCCGAAGGCAAGGCCGAGCCCAGCAAGCGCCGCCCGCGGGTGAGCGAGGCGCTGGCGCCGCAGAAGGGTTTCGGCGCCCAGCCGCCGCGCGCCGCCGAGGACGAGGTGCGCTTCGACGCCGCCATGACGGCCAGCGACCTGCAGCGCCTGCGCCATGCCGACTTCGGCGCGCTCGGCGGCGGCGAGTACCGCCTGGTGGAGCGGCTGGCGCGCGAGGTGGCGCTGCCGGTGCCGCGCATCGCCATGCGCCGCACCCGGCCGGGCGCGCGGGGCGCGCGCCTGCACTGGCCCGGCGTGATGCGCCACGCCGCCCACACCGGCGGCGAGCTGCTGCAGCTGCGCCGGCTGCAGCGGCGCAAGCAGCCGCTGCCGCTGCTGCTGCTGGTGGATGTCTCGGGTTCCATGGAGCGCTACGCCCGGCTGCTGCTGGCCTTCCTGCATGCGGCCACCCGCGGCGGCGTGGGACGGCGGGGGCGGCGCGACGTGTTCGCCTTCGGCACCCGCCTGACCGACCTGACGCCGGCCTTCCGCCTGGCCGACACGGACGAGATGCTGGCGGCCGCCGGTGCCGCCATCGACGACTACGCCGGCGGCACGCGCCTGGGCGAGTCGCTGGCCCAGCTGCGCGAGCGCCATGCGCGCCGCCTGGTCGGGCGCCGCACCCTGGTGCTGGTGATCTCGGACGGCCTGGACACCGGCGAGCCGGCAGCCCTGGAGCGCGAGCTGGCGTGGCTGCGGCTGCACAGCCGGCGCCTGCTGTGGCTGAATCCGCTGCTGCGCTACGACCGCTACACGCCCAGCGCCCAGGGCGCGGCGGTGCTGCACCGCCAGGCGCACGGCATGCTGGCCGTGCACAACATCGCCAGGCTGGAGCAGCTGGCCGCCAGCATCGCGGCGGTGATGGACACCTGAACCCACGAGAACGACAAGGGAACCACCATGGAAATGCAAGGCAGCCGCGAGCTCGCGGTCACGCAACGGCAGGCCTGGGATGCGCTGAACGATCCGGACGTGCTCAAGGTCTGCATCCCGGGCTGCTACAAGGTCGAGTCCACCGGCGAGAACCAGTACGCCGTCGCGCTGTCGGTCAAGATCGGCCCGGTGTCGGCGCGCTTTGCCGGCAAGATCACGCTCAGCGACGTCAACCCGCCGTCCAGCTACACCCTGGCCTTCGACGGGCAGGGCGGGGTGGCCGGCTTCGGCAAGGGCCGCTCGGAAGTCAGCCTCGCGCCCGGCGGCACCGGCTGTGTCCTGCGCTACAGCGTGCAGGCGCAGGTGGGCGGTAAGATCGCGCAGATGGGCCAGCGTCTGATCGACGGCGTCGCCAGGTCCATGGCCGAGGATTTCTTCAAACGCTTCGACGCCGAGATGCAGCGGCGCCACCCCCCTCCATGAGAATGACCGCTGTCGCCGCTGCCGCGGCGCTCGCCGCCGCCCAGGCGGGCGCCCAGCCGGCTGCCGAGACCGCGCCCGAGCGCACCCTGGCCCCGGTGGTGGTGACGCCCACCCCGGGCGTCGCCCAATCCGCTTTCGACACGCCCGCCTCGGTGGACGTGGTCGACGGCGCCACGCTGCGCGAAGGCCAGCTGGGCATCAACCTGTCCGAATCGCTGGTGCGGGTGCCCGGCCTCGTGGCGCTGAACCGCCA is from Ramlibacter tataouinensis TTB310 and encodes:
- a CDS encoding FAD binding domain-containing protein, producing the protein MYAFTFERPASVSDAARLAATGAKVLAGGQTLLASMKLRLASPDQLVDLGGIRELTGIRREGDAVVVGAMARHAEVASNAEVRSALPALADLAGHIGDRQVRAMGTLGGSVANNDPSACYPAAVLGLGATVHTTHRKIAADDFFGGMFTTALNEGELITAVAFPCPRRAAYIKFKQPASRFALIGVFVAQFDGGARVAVTGGGNGVFRHAGLEAALSGSFTPEAAAGVQIDAGSLSSDLHASAAYRANLVSVITQRAVAKALG
- a CDS encoding vWA domain-containing protein codes for the protein MQLGDSRTGKLADNITAFGRALRRAGVPVDSARIALAGQAAQLVDLSRKDDLGAALEAVLVSREQDRGVFRELFDAFFRDPAVANKLLAQMLPSAEGKAEPSKRRPRVSEALAPQKGFGAQPPRAAEDEVRFDAAMTASDLQRLRHADFGALGGGEYRLVERLAREVALPVPRIAMRRTRPGARGARLHWPGVMRHAAHTGGELLQLRRLQRRKQPLPLLLLVDVSGSMERYARLLLAFLHAATRGGVGRRGRRDVFAFGTRLTDLTPAFRLADTDEMLAAAGAAIDDYAGGTRLGESLAQLRERHARRLVGRRTLVLVISDGLDTGEPAALERELAWLRLHSRRLLWLNPLLRYDRYTPSAQGAAVLHRQAHGMLAVHNIARLEQLAASIAAVMDT
- a CDS encoding xanthine dehydrogenase family protein molybdopterin-binding subunit; this translates as MGASDFSKLPHIGEAIRRKEDYRFLTGAGQYTDDINLANQRVAVFVRSPHAHAAIRSIDASRAEAMPGVARVFTGKDVEGKMGGLPCGWLITSTDGTPMKEPPHPILAQGKVRYVGDHVAMVVADTLQQAKDAAEAVEVEYDVLPAVVRVEDAKKGPALHDAAPDNRCYKWAIGDKAQVDAAFAKAAHVTKLDLVNNRLVPNPLEPRAAIGSYNRASDEYTLYVSNQNPHVERLLMTAFVLGLPEHKVRVIAPDVGGGFGAKIYLYAEDVALTWAAKQLNCAIKWTCERSEAFLCDAHGRDHVSHAEMAMDQDGKFLALRVHTDANLGAYLSTFSTAVPTILYATLLAGQYTTPQVYCEVDAWFTNTAPVDAYRGAGRPEATYLLERLVTRCAWEMGLGQDEIRNRNFITQFPYQTPVALQYDTGDFHACMDKAKKLAEVEGFAARRKASEARGLKRGIGYSSYIEACGIAPSNIAGALGARAGLFECGEIRVHPTGSVTVFTGSHSHGQGHETSFAQVVAARLGIPIENVDVVHGDTGRVPFGMGTYGSRSISVGGAAIMRALDKIETKAKKIAAHLMEASDADIEFAGGEFTVKGTDKKIPFGQVALTAYVPHNYPLDKLEPGLNETAFYDPTNFTFPGGTYIAEVEVDPATGVVRIDRFTAVDDFGTIINPMIVEGQVHGGLAQGIGQALMEQCVYDRETGQLLTGSFMDYAMPRADDLPSFRLDTNATPCTHNPLGTKGCGEAGAIGSPPAVINAVLDALADLGVKDIDMPASPSRVWEAIQAAR
- a CDS encoding AAA family ATPase gives rise to the protein MSATPFSSIDALTQALERAGYFADRRLATAVFLALKLQRPLLLEGEPGVGKTELAKALAGALGRELLRLQCYDGLEHREALYEWNYAAQLLHMRAVELRAPTLGTGVSSLPPEGALAGLGRPGAGGQETAEQAEREVYQDRYLIRRPLLQALQAPAPGAVLLIDELDRADEPFEAFLLEYLGEYQVSIPELGTVRAVATPVTILTSNRTRELHDAVKRRCLYHWLDYPDRERELAIVQARVPGASQALSRQVAEFVGRLRSQPFANAFQRAPGIAESVEWAKALVALDTLVLDPEVVSDTAGILFKQREDVAALTQDLAADLLKPEEA